A genomic region of Macaca mulatta isolate MMU2019108-1 chromosome 5, T2T-MMU8v2.0, whole genome shotgun sequence contains the following coding sequences:
- the NAA11 gene encoding N-alpha-acetyltransferase 11 produces MNIRNARPDDLMNMQHCNLLCLPENYQMKYYLYHGLSWPQLSYIAEDEDGKIVGYVLAKMEEDPDDVPHGHITSLAVKRSHRRLGLAQKLMDQASRAMIENFNAKYVSLHVRKSNRAALHLYSNTLNFQISEVEPKYYADGEDAYAMKRDLSQMADELRRQVDLKKGGYVVLGSRENQETQGSTLCGSEEACQQKNPDTEESGSDSKEPKESVESTNVQDSSEGSDSTS; encoded by the coding sequence ATGAACATCCGCAACGCTCGGCCAGACGACCTGATGAATATGCAGCACTGCAACCTCCTTTGCCTTCCTGAGAACTACCAGATGAAATACTATTTATATCATGGCCTTTCCTGGCCCCAGCTTTCTTACATCGCTGAGGATGAGGACGGGAAGATTGTGGGCTATGTCCTAGCCAAAATGGAGGAGGACCCAGATGATGTCCCGCATGGCCATATCACCTCACTTGCCGTGAAGCGTTCACACCGGCGCCTCGGCCTGGCCCAGAAGCTGATGGACCAGGCCTCTAGGGCCATGATAGAGAACTTTAACGCCAAATACGTGTCTCTGCATGTCAGGAAGAGTAACCGGGCAGCCTTGCACCTCTATTCTAACACCCTCAACTTTCAGATTAGTGAGGTGGAACCTAAATACTATGCAGATGGGGAAGATGCTTATGCTATGAAGCGGGATCTCTCGCAGATGGCAGATGAGCTGAGACGACAAGTGGACCTGAAGAAGGGCGGGTATGTGGTCCTGGGCTCCAGGGAGAACCAGGAGACCCAGGGCAGCACACTTTGTGGTTCTGAAGAGGCCTGTCAGCAAAAGAACCCGGATACCGAAGAAAGTGGCAGTGACAGCAAAGAACCTAAGGAGTCTGTGGAGAGCACCAACGTCCAAGACAGCTCAGAAGGCTCGGATTCCACCTCCTAG